One part of the Budorcas taxicolor isolate Tak-1 chromosome 22, Takin1.1, whole genome shotgun sequence genome encodes these proteins:
- the ZSCAN30 gene encoding zinc finger and SCAN domain-containing protein 30, with product MAGKSTALVYCAPKGQERLTVVKVEEENCVWGQDFDCQGNACSQEGFRQRFRQFGYSDSAGPREALGRLRELCCQWLRPEVLSKEQILELLVLEQFLAILPEELQGLFRENRPESGEDAVEMLEELEKELDEPRQQDTAHGQGMTWKEMTSVGALKSLSIQLQPLEKRGKNETQECQAFCERDGKLVADRVLTAKQEIIECVASATTIPPRRLPGETPSGQILEEALGGLDNFEKLKGSASGNKLSQFPSQEKHFSLASFTKKISTEKSFLECNESIGSLSLNSNAITQPRILAGGKLYECLDCGKAFCQSSKLIRHQRIHTGERPYVCQDCSKAFTLSSDLVRHRRIHSGEKPYGCCECGKAFRGSSELIRHRRIHTGEKPYGCGECGRAFSRSSALIQHKKIHTGDKGYECTECGKAFGRSSILIEHQRIHTGEKPYECNACGKSFNQSSALTQHQRIHTGEKPYECSECRKTFRHRSGLMQHQRTHTRV from the exons ATGGCAGGGAAGTCTACAGCCTTGGTCTACTGTGCTCCAAAAGGGCAGGAAAGACTCACGGTGGTGAAGGTTGAAGAGGAAAACTGTGTTTGGGGGCAGGACTTTGACTGTCAGGGAAATGCCTGTAGCCAGGAGGGCTTCCGCCAGCGGTTCAGGCAGTTTGGCTACTCTGACTCCGCGGGGCCCCGGGAGGCGCTGGGCCGACTCCGTGAGCTTTGCTGTCAGTGGCTGAGGCCCGAGGTCCTCAGCAAGGAGCAGATCCTGGAGCTGCTGGTGCTGGAGCAGTTCCTGGCCATCCTGCCTGAGGAGCTGCAGGGCTTGTTCCGAGAGAACCGACCAGAGAGTGGAGAGGACGCCGTGGAGATGTtggaggagctggagaaggagcTCGATGAGCCAAGACAACAG GACACAGCTCATGGCCAGGGAATGACCTGGAAGGAAATGACATCTGTGGGAGCACTGAAGTCACTGAGTATCCAGCTCCAGCCCTTGGAAAAGCGAGGCAAGAATGAGACTCAGGAGTGCCAGGCTTTCTGTGAGAGAG ATGGCAAGCTGGTGGCTGACAGAGTATTGACAGCAAAGCAAGAAATTATTGAATGTGTTGCATCAGCAACCACAATACCTCCAAGACGACTCCCTGGGGAAACTCCTTCAGGACAAATACTTGAAGAAGCTTTAGGAGGTCTGGACAATTTTGAGAAGCTGAAAGGAAGTGCTTCTGGGAACAAACTGAGTCAGTTCCCTTCCCAGGAAAAACATTTTAGCCTGGCAAGCTTCACCAAGAAAATCTCCACAGAAAAGAGTTTCCTGGAATGTAATGAAAGTATAGGAAGTCTCAGCCTGAACTCAAATGCTATAACACAACCGAGAATTCTTGCTGGGGGTAAGCTCTATGAGTGCTTGGACTGCGGGAAAGCCTTTTGCCAGAGCTCAAAGCTGATcagacatcagagaattcatactggagagagacCTTATGTATGTCAAGATTGTAGCAAAGCCTTTACTCTGAGCTCAGACCTTGTTAGACATCGGAGAATTCATAGTGGTGAAAAACCCTATGGATGTTgtgaatgtggaaaagccttcaggGGCAGCTCAGAGCTTATCCGGCATCggagaattcacactggagagaagccttatggATGTGGTGAATGTGGGAGAGCTTTCAGCCGGAGCTCAGCCCTTATTCAGCATAAGAAAATTCACACTGGAGACAAAGGCTATGAATGTACTGAATGTGGTAAGGCTTTCGGTAGAAGCTCTATCCTTATTGAACATCAGcgaattcacactggagagaaaccttatgaatgtaatgcatgtggaaaatccttcaatcAAAGCTCAGCCCTCACCCAGCATCAGAGGATCCACACTGGGGAAAAGCCTTATGAATGCAGTGAGTGTAGGAAGACCTTTAGGCATAGATCAGGCCTCATGCAGCATCAGAGAACTCACACCAGAGTGTAA